The sequence CCCCGTTCGCTCCACCACTGAGGTTGCCGGTAGCCGCCGTCGTCGATGAACGCCCGCCATTCACGGTTGGTCACCGGCACCCGGCCGATCCGAAACGCCGCCACATCGACGCGGTGCGCGGGACGCTCGTTGTCGAGCGAGAAGGGTTCATCCGTCGGGTCGACGCCGAGCACGAATTCACCGCCCGGTACCAGCACCGAGGTTCCCGCCAGATCGGGCCGGCCGGCGGGCAGGCCGCCACCCGCGCCGAGCAGGGGTGGGCCGGCACGCAGGTTCAGCGCCTGCAGCATGGTCTCGTCGTGCTGGTGTTCGTGACTGAGCACCAGGCCGAACACGAAGCCGTCCGAGAAGTCGCCGGGCAGCGACTCCAACTTGTCGAAAACCTTGGAACGTACGGTGGCGCAATACTTCCGGGCCTGTTCGGGCGCCAACAGTGGCAGGTCGACGCGGCTGGCCCGTGCGTGGGTGAAGGCGTCGTAGAGGCCCTCGACATCCGCCGGGAGCAGGCCGGGCCGGGCCGGGTTCCCGTCGCGCAACAGCCACAGCTCCTCCTGCTGACCGATATGGGCCAGGTCCCATACCAGCGGGCTCATCAGCGGGTCGTACTGGCGGTGCAGCTCCGCGTCGTCGAAATCGACGAGCGCCAGCGTGCGCCGCCGCGCCCGGGTCAGGTCGCGGGCCAATATTTCGGCTGTGGTCATAACTGTCTGCGCGCCATTCGGACCACCATCGCCTTAGCGCCGGTCCGGGTCACTTCGTCGGTGACGTCATCGGCCGGGCAGCGGCCCCGTTCGACCATGCCGACCAGCCGGTCCATCCCCTCGCGCAGGGATGCCGGGGCACGGTCAGCGACCAGCCCAAGGCAGCGCTCGGCGGCCGCCTGCAGCCGCGGGTCTGCCAGGCCGATCCGGGCGGCGACGTCCCAGGCGGTCGCGACGGGTGCGACGGCTTCGGCGGCGCTGTCGGCGGCGACCGGGTCGTCGAGCAGGGCCGCCAGGGTGAACACCAGTGCCGGCCAGAGGGTGTCGTCGACGCTGTCGAGGTAGCGGATCTCCAGCCAGCCGCGCGGGCGGACCGGGGGAAACAGTGTGGTCAGGTGGTAGTCGAGGTCTTCGATGCCGGCGCGGCGGCCGCCGAGACGCACCCGTCCGTCGGCCCAGTCGGCGAACGGCACGTAGCGGCTGACCGGAATCGCTTCGGGAGTGTGCACCAGCATGACCGGCGCTTTGAGCGCGTACCGCGCCCAGTCGGTGGCGGGATCGGTGCCGTCCAGGCCCAGTACGGGACCGCAGCGTGCCGAGTCCAGCCGGCTCCAGACGCGCTGGCGGGTGGAGCGCCAGCCGGAGAATTCCCCGGCCAGCAACGGGGAGTTCGCGGCGATCGCCACCATCGTCGGACCCAGCGCGTGGGCCAGCCGGACCCGGTCGGCCCAACCGGAACGCGGACCGGCATCCAGATTGAGCTGGACCGACGCCGTCGACGTCATCATCGCCGCGCCGGCCGAGCCGGTGTGGCTGGCGGCGAAGAACTGCTCCATCGCCGCGTAGCGCTCGCCGGGGTTGATCCGCTCGGTGGGCCGCAGCGGGTCAGCGCCCAGCTGCACCAGACCCAGCCCGGCGTCGGCGAACGCCGCGCGCAGCACCGCCTGATCGGCGGCCATCGCTTCGATCGCGGCGGGGGCACCGGTCAGCGGCG is a genomic window of Mycolicibacter heraklionensis containing:
- the egtA gene encoding ergothioneine biosynthesis glutamate--cysteine ligase EgtA, yielding MGFAAATQLSRGDEACLGGPELSGASDAADYITGRCLTDGPHGRVGLEIEAHCFDPGDPHRRPGWAEIGDVLQSLPALPGRSVVTLEPGGAVELSGPPLTGAPAAIEAMAADQAVLRAAFADAGLGLVQLGADPLRPTERINPGERYAAMEQFFAASHTGSAGAAMMTSTASVQLNLDAGPRSGWADRVRLAHALGPTMVAIAANSPLLAGEFSGWRSTRQRVWSRLDSARCGPVLGLDGTDPATDWARYALKAPVMLVHTPEAIPVSRYVPFADWADGRVRLGGRRAGIEDLDYHLTTLFPPVRPRGWLEIRYLDSVDDTLWPALVFTLAALLDDPVAADSAAEAVAPVATAWDVAARIGLADPRLQAAAERCLGLVADRAPASLREGMDRLVGMVERGRCPADDVTDEVTRTGAKAMVVRMARRQL
- the egtB gene encoding ergothioneine biosynthesis protein EgtB, encoding MTTAEILARDLTRARRRTLALVDFDDAELHRQYDPLMSPLVWDLAHIGQQEELWLLRDGNPARPGLLPADVEGLYDAFTHARASRVDLPLLAPEQARKYCATVRSKVFDKLESLPGDFSDGFVFGLVLSHEHQHDETMLQALNLRAGPPLLGAGGGLPAGRPDLAGTSVLVPGGEFVLGVDPTDEPFSLDNERPAHRVDVAAFRIGRVPVTNREWRAFIDDGGYRQPQWWSERGWRHCVQAGLTAPQFWGSDHRSRVRFGHTEDLPDDEPVQHVSYFEAQAYAAWAGARLPTETEWEKACAWDPAIGARRRYPWGATDPSGELANLGGAALRPAPVGAYPGGASAYGAQQLLGDVWEWTSSPLQPWPGFAPMIYQRYSEPFFGGDYRVLRGGSWAVAPEILRPSFRNWDHPYRRQIFAGVRLAWDA